One Chitinophaga sp. H8 DNA window includes the following coding sequences:
- a CDS encoding ATP-binding protein: protein MLFSAIIGQESVQQQLIQAVQHNRLSHAMILLAPEGAGGLPLGLAFTQYLVCDNKQENDACGKCTACIKAAQYIHPDIHFTYPVIPRKAGDKPISTDYVNEWREFITAHPYGNAYDWLQFIGAENKQGNITANECADIIHKLNLKSFESGYKILLIWMPEYLGNEGNRLLKLIEEPPANTIFILVAENQEQILATILSRTHLIKINPISKDAMVQALTSRAQASPAKAQQVATISAGNYREALYLLQHSEDDYHELLRNWLNGIFTGNRQALQEWIERISSAKTGRENQKQFLRYFINLLEHTVRLQYMDKSQLAFSDEEMDFAAKIHKLANMDQLDQIIKTLDNACYYIERNANAKLLFHALSIKLQYIFRKKELPVV from the coding sequence ATGCTTTTTTCAGCCATTATAGGACAGGAGTCTGTACAACAACAGCTTATTCAAGCCGTGCAACATAACCGGCTTAGCCATGCTATGATTTTGCTGGCACCGGAAGGAGCCGGAGGCTTACCGCTTGGCTTAGCCTTTACCCAATATCTTGTTTGTGATAACAAACAGGAAAATGACGCGTGTGGTAAATGCACTGCCTGTATTAAGGCAGCGCAGTATATCCACCCTGATATACATTTTACCTACCCCGTAATACCACGGAAGGCCGGCGATAAACCGATCAGTACCGATTATGTAAATGAATGGCGGGAATTTATTACAGCCCATCCATATGGCAATGCATACGACTGGCTGCAATTTATTGGTGCCGAAAATAAGCAGGGCAATATTACTGCTAATGAGTGCGCAGATATTATCCATAAGCTCAACCTCAAAAGCTTTGAAAGTGGCTATAAAATATTATTGATCTGGATGCCTGAATACCTGGGCAATGAAGGTAACCGCCTGCTTAAACTGATTGAAGAACCGCCTGCTAACACCATTTTCATCCTGGTAGCAGAAAATCAGGAGCAGATACTGGCCACTATCCTTTCACGGACTCATCTGATAAAAATTAACCCTATCTCTAAAGACGCGATGGTACAGGCGCTCACCAGCCGGGCCCAGGCCTCTCCTGCCAAAGCCCAACAGGTAGCTACCATCTCTGCTGGTAATTACCGGGAAGCCTTATACCTCCTCCAACATTCGGAGGATGATTACCATGAACTACTGCGGAACTGGCTGAACGGTATTTTCACGGGCAACCGTCAGGCTTTGCAGGAATGGATAGAGCGGATTTCAAGTGCCAAAACAGGCCGCGAAAATCAAAAGCAGTTTCTCCGGTACTTTATCAACCTGCTTGAACACACCGTTCGCCTGCAATACATGGATAAAAGTCAACTGGCCTTTTCGGACGAAGAAATGGATTTCGCGGCTAAAATCCATAAGCTCGCCAATATGGACCAACTGGACCAGATCATCAAAACACTGGATAATGCCTGTTATTATATAGAGCGTAACGCCAATGCCAAATTACTGTTTCACGCCTTGTCCATCAAGCTGCAATATATTTTCAGGAAAAAAGAATTGCCAGTAGTCTGA
- a CDS encoding SMP-30/gluconolactonase/LRE family protein → MIRKQHISLLAIIMAGSFTATAQFSKPSQPPLYQARDLTAENMFSQNIEGPNFDKAGNLYVVNFQRDGTIGKINTRDGSGEIFVTMPDSSIVNSIQFNSKGNMLMPDFIGHNVLMVDMRTKKVSVYAHSDKFNQPNDLCINRKDQLFASDPNWKAQTGQIWRIDKGGKPVLLEANMGTANGIELSPDEKTLYVNESVQRKIWKYDVDKAGNISNKQLFGEFPDHGFDGMKCDKAGNLYVTRWGKGTVVVLSPAGKLIREIPLKGKQCSNLTFGGKDGKTVYVTLQDRKCVETFRVEIPGKRY, encoded by the coding sequence ATGATCAGGAAACAACATATATCCCTGCTGGCAATAATCATGGCTGGCAGCTTTACCGCCACCGCACAATTCAGTAAACCTTCCCAACCTCCATTATACCAGGCCCGGGATCTTACTGCGGAAAATATGTTTTCCCAGAATATTGAAGGCCCCAACTTTGACAAAGCCGGCAACCTTTATGTGGTCAACTTCCAGCGGGATGGTACCATTGGTAAGATCAATACCCGCGACGGCAGCGGCGAAATATTTGTAACCATGCCGGATAGCAGTATTGTTAACAGCATCCAGTTCAACAGCAAAGGCAATATGCTCATGCCGGATTTTATCGGCCATAACGTGCTGATGGTAGATATGCGTACCAAAAAAGTAAGCGTATATGCTCACTCCGATAAATTCAATCAACCTAATGACCTCTGTATAAACCGTAAAGACCAGCTATTTGCTTCTGATCCCAACTGGAAAGCACAAACAGGACAGATCTGGCGTATTGACAAAGGTGGAAAACCCGTACTGCTTGAAGCCAATATGGGTACGGCCAATGGCATCGAACTCAGCCCGGATGAAAAAACGCTGTACGTTAATGAAAGTGTGCAACGTAAAATATGGAAGTATGATGTGGATAAAGCCGGCAACATCTCCAACAAACAACTGTTCGGAGAATTCCCCGATCATGGTTTTGATGGCATGAAATGCGACAAGGCAGGCAACCTTTATGTTACGCGCTGGGGAAAAGGGACAGTGGTAGTACTATCCCCTGCAGGCAAACTGATCAGGGAAATACCACTTAAAGGCAAACAGTGCAGCAATCTTACCTTTGGTGGCAAAGATGGTAAAACCGTGTATGTAACCCTGCAGGACAGAAAATGTGTAGAAACCTTTAGGGTAGAAATACCAGGAAAGAGATATTAA
- a CDS encoding nucleoid-associated protein, translated as MIHVSEFKDLAQLTIHKVGNMSQEEPLICSQAPLQLEDEMIGQLLLTYFIQPFTNSAEYFRFFHEADIQLNEVFQYCRRIFEDKENFQEQSVNIAKHLYKHSTHPKIKGGELYIAYFSRCQVDGEDVEAIGIFKSENRDTYLKVFLSDDNYQVNYEDGINISKLDKGCLVFNVEEENGYQVSIVDSISKQNEAIYWKDAFLQVQRREDSYHQTETAVNMCKQFINTKLPTEYEMNRVDQVDLLNKSAAYFKEKEQFQLDDFANEVLGNPDAIASFKEYKESYQQEFQQQLPDTFDISASAVKKQQKVFKSVLKLDRNFHVYIHGDRELVERGYDEATNMNYYKLLFENES; from the coding sequence ATGATCCATGTATCGGAGTTCAAAGATCTAGCGCAGCTGACTATACATAAGGTAGGTAATATGTCGCAGGAAGAGCCATTGATTTGCTCTCAGGCGCCTTTGCAACTGGAAGACGAAATGATTGGTCAGTTGTTGCTGACTTATTTTATACAACCGTTTACCAATAGTGCAGAATATTTCCGTTTTTTTCATGAAGCGGACATACAGTTAAATGAGGTATTTCAGTACTGCCGGCGGATCTTCGAGGACAAGGAAAACTTCCAGGAGCAATCTGTAAATATTGCCAAACATCTATATAAACACTCCACCCATCCTAAAATAAAAGGCGGAGAGCTTTACATTGCTTATTTTAGCAGGTGTCAGGTAGATGGAGAAGACGTAGAAGCGATTGGGATATTTAAATCTGAGAATCGGGATACTTATCTGAAAGTATTTTTATCAGATGATAATTACCAGGTGAATTATGAAGATGGAATTAATATCAGTAAATTAGACAAGGGGTGTCTGGTTTTTAATGTAGAGGAGGAAAATGGATATCAGGTTAGTATTGTAGATAGTATTAGCAAGCAAAACGAGGCCATATACTGGAAAGATGCCTTTTTACAGGTACAACGCCGGGAAGACAGTTACCATCAAACAGAAACGGCCGTAAATATGTGCAAGCAGTTTATTAATACAAAACTGCCCACTGAGTATGAAATGAATCGCGTTGATCAGGTAGATCTGCTGAATAAATCCGCCGCCTATTTTAAGGAAAAGGAGCAATTTCAATTAGATGATTTTGCGAATGAAGTACTGGGTAACCCGGATGCTATTGCTTCTTTTAAGGAGTATAAGGAAAGCTATCAGCAGGAATTTCAGCAACAATTACCGGATACATTTGATATTTCAGCATCTGCGGTTAAAAAGCAGCAGAAGGTATTTAAGAGTGTATTAAAGCTAGACCGGAACTTTCATGTTTATATTCATGGTGACAGGGAACTGGTAGAGCGGGGTTATGATGAGGCCACCAATATGAATTACTATAAGTTACTGTTTGAGAATGAGAGTTAA
- a CDS encoding glutathione peroxidase, with protein sequence MFMFIAAAGNVYDFKVESLDGGKIDFAKYKGKKILIVNTASMCGNTPQYEGLEKLYKKYHNKLVIVGFPANNFGAQEPGSNEEIKAFCTKQYAVTFPMAAKISVKGADMHPLYKWLLEESKAKNMQPTEVTWNFQKYLIDEKGNLEAVFSPKTQPMSAEIIAAIEK encoded by the coding sequence ATGTTTATGTTTATTGCTGCTGCAGGCAATGTGTACGACTTCAAAGTAGAATCCCTGGATGGCGGAAAGATTGATTTCGCTAAGTATAAAGGGAAAAAGATCCTGATTGTAAACACAGCCTCCATGTGTGGTAATACGCCTCAGTACGAAGGGTTGGAAAAACTTTATAAAAAATACCATAATAAACTGGTGATCGTAGGTTTCCCTGCCAACAACTTTGGCGCTCAGGAACCCGGCTCCAATGAAGAAATCAAAGCATTCTGTACCAAGCAGTATGCGGTAACTTTCCCCATGGCTGCTAAAATCTCTGTAAAAGGCGCAGATATGCACCCACTGTATAAATGGTTGCTGGAAGAAAGCAAGGCTAAGAATATGCAACCAACGGAGGTAACCTGGAACTTTCAGAAATACCTGATAGATGAAAAGGGTAACCTGGAAGCAGTATTTTCGCCCAAAACTCAGCCAATGTCAGCTGAAATTATTGCTGCTATTGAAAAATAA
- the ricT gene encoding regulatory iron-sulfur-containing complex subunit RicT — protein MACAGCGTGAEGKPAGCKDNGGCSSGGCNRLNVFDWLANIPLSDSLAPFDIIEVTFNNGSRKDFFRNVTRQLFEKGEMIAVEGVSGFDVGTVSLTGELVKLQMKKRRVEDTPEVKKVLRRATTDDLQRMNDNKSREKDALIRSRAIARNLGLEMKLAEVEIQADGRKATFFYTADDRVDFRELIKVYAGEFRAKVEMRQIGARQEAGKVGGIGSCGRELCCSTWLSDFKSVNTTAARYQNLSINQAKLSGQCGRLKCCLNYELDTYLDALKGFPDDADSIETANGVATLQKRDIFKCLMWYSYSGSNKQYPLTISRAKEISQLNKQGIKPDDLKAVEIVTTSSKVKETDLGFADVVGQISLKSLEKTSQKRKQKDRDRQKQGGEQKSASKQEQRSANKGEGRPDKAPQKGGRPEQKGARPEQKGPRPEQKGPRPEQKPRQENRLPQKQQGQQHGQAPGNKPRQDQQRRPPRNKPRNNNNNNNNSNPPA, from the coding sequence ATGGCTTGTGCCGGATGTGGTACGGGTGCAGAAGGGAAGCCGGCGGGATGTAAAGACAATGGAGGTTGCAGCAGTGGTGGATGTAATAGATTAAATGTATTTGACTGGCTGGCCAATATTCCCCTGAGTGATAGTTTAGCACCATTTGACATTATAGAAGTAACCTTTAATAATGGTAGTCGTAAAGATTTTTTCCGCAATGTAACCAGGCAACTCTTTGAAAAAGGAGAAATGATTGCTGTGGAAGGCGTTAGCGGTTTTGACGTAGGTACGGTTAGTCTTACCGGAGAATTGGTAAAACTACAAATGAAAAAACGGCGGGTAGAGGATACTCCCGAAGTAAAAAAAGTACTACGCAGGGCCACTACCGACGATTTGCAACGGATGAACGACAATAAATCCCGTGAAAAGGACGCCCTGATCAGATCAAGGGCTATTGCACGTAATCTGGGCCTGGAAATGAAACTGGCCGAGGTAGAAATCCAGGCAGATGGCCGTAAAGCCACTTTCTTTTATACTGCCGATGACCGGGTAGACTTCCGTGAACTCATTAAAGTATATGCTGGTGAATTCCGTGCAAAGGTAGAAATGCGCCAGATAGGCGCCCGCCAGGAAGCGGGTAAAGTAGGCGGTATAGGTAGCTGCGGCAGAGAGCTTTGTTGCTCTACCTGGCTATCTGACTTCAAAAGTGTTAATACCACCGCTGCCCGTTACCAGAACCTCTCCATCAACCAGGCTAAACTTTCCGGCCAATGCGGCCGCCTGAAATGCTGCCTTAACTACGAACTGGATACCTACCTGGATGCTCTCAAAGGCTTTCCTGATGATGCAGATAGCATTGAAACTGCCAACGGTGTTGCTACTCTCCAGAAAAGAGATATCTTCAAATGCCTCATGTGGTATTCCTACTCCGGTAGTAATAAACAATACCCACTAACCATCAGCCGTGCCAAAGAAATCAGCCAGCTGAATAAACAAGGCATCAAACCAGACGACCTGAAAGCAGTTGAAATAGTTACTACTTCGAGCAAAGTGAAGGAAACAGACCTCGGCTTTGCGGATGTAGTAGGACAAATCAGCTTAAAATCACTGGAGAAAACTTCGCAGAAAAGAAAACAAAAGGACCGCGACCGTCAAAAACAAGGTGGAGAACAAAAGTCTGCATCTAAGCAAGAACAACGGTCCGCAAATAAAGGGGAAGGCAGACCCGACAAAGCACCTCAAAAAGGTGGCCGTCCGGAGCAAAAAGGTGCCAGACCCGAACAAAAGGGCCCAAGGCCGGAGCAAAAAGGACCCAGACCCGAACAAAAGCCCCGCCAGGAAAACAGGCTACCTCAAAAACAACAAGGCCAGCAACACGGGCAGGCTCCAGGTAATAAACCCCGGCAGGACCAGCAAAGACGTCCTCCCAGGAATAAACCCCGGAACAACAATAATAACAACAATAACAGCAATCCACCAGCATAA